The proteins below are encoded in one region of Lactuca sativa cultivar Salinas chromosome 3, Lsat_Salinas_v11, whole genome shotgun sequence:
- the LOC128132853 gene encoding glycine-rich RNA-binding protein 2-like has protein sequence MVLLCELDGRRIRVSVAQERPRPSFGGSYGGPGGGGRYEGNGGYNGGGYGGGSSNIGGYGGGNQNAGGGNDLFSGVLGGGGGDTGVSPGGNEGGGDENMNHFGEDDVEENDDDYANTCNK, from the exons ATGGTTCTATTATGC GAACTTGATGGTCGAAGGATTAGAGTGAGTGTCGCCCAAGAGAGGCCCCGCCCATCATTTGGTGGCAGTTATGGCGGCCCTGGTGGCGGTGGCAGATATGAAGGAAATGGTGGTTACAATGGTGGTGGATATGGTGGTGGCAGCAGTAATATAGGCGGGTATGGTGGTGGGAATCAAAATGCTGGTGGCGGGAATGATCTTTTCAGCGGGGTTTTAGGTGGCGGTGGCGGTGATACGGGAGTGTCACCTGGCGGCAATGAAGGTGGTGGTGATGAGAATATGAACCATTTTGGTGAGGATGATGTAGAGGAGAATGATGATGATTATGCCAATACTTGTAACAAGTGA
- the LOC111890357 gene encoding glycine-rich RNA-binding protein 4, mitochondrial: MAFLSRFGNLLKQSGSNHVNMGLSSSNSPLFQSIRSMSSAKLFVGGLAYATDEMGLKEAFQQYGEVIDVRVITDRDSGRSRGFGFVSYTSADAANSALQDMDGKELDGRRIRVSVAQERPRPSFGGGYGGPGGGGYGAGGGGGYGGAGGYMGGGYGGGNSNIGGYGGGNQNAGGRNDLFSGVLGGGGGDAGVSPGGNEGGGDENMNHFGEDDVQENDDDYANTCNK, translated from the exons ATGGCTTTTCTTAGTAGATTCGGCAATCTGCTTAAACAATCAGGAAGCAATCATGTCAATATGGGATTATCTTCTTCAAATTCACCACTTTTCCAGTCAATCAGAAGCATGTCATCTGCTAAACTCTTCGTAGGAG GTCTTGCTTATGCAACTGATGAAATGGGATTAAAAGAAGCTTTTCAGCAATATGGAGAAGTGATAGATG TTAGAGTTATCACTGATCGTGACTCTGGTAGATCTCGAGGGTTTGGATTTGTTAGTTATACATCAGCTGATGCAGCTAATTCTGCTCTTCAGGATATGGATGGAAAG GAACTTGATGGTCGAAGGATTAGAGTGAGTGTCGCCCAAGAGAGGCCCCGCCCATCATTTGGTGGTGGTTATGGCGGCCCTGGTGGCGGTGGATATGGAGCTGGTGGTGGTGGCGGATATGGAGGAGCTGGTGGTTATATGGGTGGTGGATATGGTGGCGGCAACAGTAATATAGGTGGGTATGGTGGTGGGAATCAAAATGCTGGTGGCAGGAATGATCTTTTCAGTGGGGTtttaggtggtggtggtggtgatgccgGAGTGTCACCTGGCGGCAATGAAGGTGGTGGTGATGAGAATATGAACCATTTTGGTGAGGATGATGTTCAGGAGAATGATGATGATTATGCCAATACTTGTAACAAGTGA